A genomic window from Micromonospora sp. WMMA1947 includes:
- a CDS encoding ABC transporter permease translates to MPLALVHARYQLLEVIRIPVAVVGSAFFPAAAMLFFVVPFAGDDPTGATYATAAMVTFAVMSANIFQYGVGVAEDRDQPWNPYTRTLPAGPAPRLAGRILAGLVLTYVSMIPVVVIAAVATEARVGAVQFLLGLGAVAVISVPFTLLGLTIGYSLPSKAAIVVAQVIFFPLAFGGGLLSGPDDAPGFIKAIAPYLPTRGAVELLWAAVTDFTPDTRALVMLVVWVLVLAAAAGWAYRRDEGRRFS, encoded by the coding sequence GTGCCGCTCGCCCTCGTCCACGCCCGCTACCAGCTCCTGGAGGTCATCCGGATCCCGGTGGCGGTGGTCGGCAGCGCGTTCTTCCCCGCCGCCGCGATGCTCTTCTTCGTGGTGCCGTTCGCCGGCGACGATCCGACCGGCGCCACCTACGCCACCGCCGCCATGGTGACGTTCGCGGTGATGAGCGCCAACATCTTCCAGTACGGAGTGGGCGTCGCCGAGGACCGCGACCAGCCCTGGAACCCGTACACCCGGACCCTGCCGGCCGGACCGGCGCCGCGGCTGGCCGGGCGGATCCTGGCCGGGCTGGTGCTGACGTACGTGTCGATGATCCCGGTGGTGGTGATCGCGGCGGTCGCCACCGAGGCCCGGGTCGGCGCGGTCCAGTTCCTGCTCGGGCTCGGCGCGGTGGCCGTGATCTCGGTGCCGTTCACGCTGCTCGGCCTGACGATCGGCTACTCGCTGCCGAGCAAGGCGGCGATCGTGGTGGCACAGGTGATCTTCTTCCCGCTCGCGTTCGGCGGTGGCCTGCTCTCCGGGCCGGACGACGCGCCCGGCTTCATCAAGGCCATCGCCCCCTACCTGCCGACCCGGGGCGCCGTGGAACTGCTCTGGGCGGCGGTCACCGACTTCACGCCGGACACCCGGGCGCTGGTGATGCTCGTCGTCTGGGTGCTGGTGCTCGCCGCGGCGGCCGGCTGGGCGTACCGGCGGGACGAGGGACGCCGCTTCAGCTGA
- a CDS encoding VOC family protein, with product MNGVEPGTPCWTDLATPGLDDARRFYPELFGWTGDISPEPDAGGYTVFRKGGKAVAGAGPPGTPDQVPVWSTYVATDDADLVATRVEAAGGQVVVSPFDVARQGRMAVLADPAGAVFSVWQPMAMRGAELYNAPGAMCWNELVTPDPDGAKEFYALVFGWHPEERPVGPVAYTGWRCGARIVAGMLPRAEPLPEDLPAYWAVYFAVEDADAAAARAAELGGTILVPPRDNPAGRSAALRDPSGALFSISTLR from the coding sequence GTGAACGGCGTCGAGCCCGGCACACCCTGCTGGACCGACCTGGCCACGCCCGGTCTGGACGACGCACGACGGTTCTACCCCGAGCTGTTCGGCTGGACCGGGGATATCTCCCCCGAGCCGGACGCGGGCGGCTACACCGTGTTCCGCAAGGGCGGCAAGGCGGTCGCCGGGGCCGGGCCACCCGGTACGCCGGACCAGGTGCCGGTCTGGTCCACGTACGTGGCGACCGACGACGCCGACCTGGTCGCGACCCGGGTTGAGGCAGCCGGCGGGCAGGTGGTCGTCTCCCCGTTCGACGTCGCCCGGCAGGGCCGCATGGCGGTGCTCGCCGACCCGGCCGGCGCGGTGTTCAGCGTCTGGCAGCCGATGGCGATGCGCGGGGCGGAGCTCTACAACGCGCCGGGCGCGATGTGCTGGAACGAGCTGGTCACCCCCGACCCGGACGGCGCGAAGGAGTTCTACGCGCTGGTCTTCGGGTGGCACCCGGAGGAGCGCCCGGTCGGGCCGGTCGCGTACACCGGGTGGCGCTGCGGCGCCCGCATCGTCGCGGGCATGTTGCCCCGGGCCGAGCCGCTGCCGGAGGACCTGCCCGCGTACTGGGCGGTCTACTTCGCGGTGGAGGACGCCGACGCCGCCGCGGCCCGGGCCGCCGAGCTGGGCGGCACCATCCTCGTCCCGCCTCGCGACAACCCGGCCGGCCGCAGCGCCGCCCTGCGAGACCCGTCCGGCGCCCTCTTCTCCATCTCCACCCTCCGCTGA
- a CDS encoding ABC transporter ATP-binding protein → MNAPAVRVHDLRVDLGGNPILTGVDLTVAAGEWVTVIGPNGAGKSTLLRAVGGLLTGPGEVALFGTPIAALRRRERARVVATVAQSPVVPAGMSVFDYALLGRTPYIPALGRESAADLAAVHEVLDRLDLGPFAHRELATLSGGERQRVFLARALAQGATLLLLDEPTSALDIGHQQEVLELVDQLRRAHGLTVLATMHDLSIAGEYADRLVLLADGRVAAAGPPEDVLTEELLARHYRAHIRVIPGDHGPLVVPVRPT, encoded by the coding sequence GTGAACGCCCCCGCCGTGCGCGTCCACGACCTGCGGGTCGACCTCGGCGGCAACCCGATCCTGACCGGCGTCGACCTGACCGTCGCCGCGGGCGAGTGGGTCACCGTGATCGGCCCCAACGGCGCCGGCAAGTCGACCCTGTTGCGCGCCGTCGGCGGCCTGCTGACCGGCCCGGGCGAGGTCGCACTCTTCGGTACGCCGATCGCCGCGCTCCGGCGCCGCGAACGAGCCCGGGTGGTGGCCACCGTGGCCCAGTCCCCGGTGGTGCCGGCCGGCATGTCGGTCTTCGACTACGCGCTGCTCGGGCGCACCCCGTACATCCCGGCGCTGGGCCGCGAGTCGGCCGCCGACCTGGCCGCCGTGCACGAGGTGCTGGACCGGCTCGACCTCGGCCCGTTCGCGCACCGGGAGCTGGCCACGCTCTCCGGCGGCGAACGGCAGCGCGTCTTCCTGGCCCGCGCGCTGGCCCAGGGCGCCACCCTGCTGCTGCTGGACGAGCCGACGAGCGCGCTCGACATCGGGCACCAGCAGGAGGTGCTGGAACTCGTCGACCAGCTCCGCCGCGCGCACGGCCTGACCGTGCTCGCCACCATGCACGACCTCTCCATCGCCGGCGAGTACGCCGACCGCCTGGTCCTGCTCGCCGACGGCCGGGTGGCAGCCGCCGGCCCGCCCGAGGACGTGCTCACCGAGGAGCTGCTGGCCCGCCACTACCGAGCCCACATCCGGGTGATCCCCGGCGACCACGGCCCCTTGGTGGTCCCCGTCCGCCCCACCTGA
- a CDS encoding iron ABC transporter permease: MSRPGRRGAPGAGGAPIRPAGLRKRWLLAGVVAVLVALVAGVSLGPVSLPPGSVAAELLNLLPGVHLDSGLTEREVAIITELRLPRVVLGLLVGALLALAGGCYQGVFRNPLADPYLLGVAAGAGFAVTTAIVLGAGAGGALTGLPITIPLAAFVGSLGAVVLTYLLGAAGGRDRSPATLILAGVAVSAFFGAGQTYLLQQHSDNIQQVYSWLLGRLATAGWHDVWLVLPYFVLTAVVVLLHRRELDVLSVGDDEATGLGLHPQRSRYLLIAAASLGTAAAVSASGLIGFVGIIVPHTMRLLFGSSHRIILPLSMLFGGAFLALTDVVARTAAAPAEIPIGVVTALLGGPFFVLVLRTARRVAM, encoded by the coding sequence CTGTCCCGTCCCGGGCGGCGCGGGGCGCCCGGCGCGGGCGGCGCCCCGATCCGGCCCGCCGGGCTGCGCAAGCGTTGGCTGCTCGCCGGAGTCGTGGCGGTGCTCGTCGCGCTGGTGGCCGGCGTCTCGCTCGGCCCGGTCAGCCTGCCGCCCGGCAGCGTCGCGGCCGAACTGCTCAACCTGCTACCCGGGGTGCACCTCGACAGCGGGCTCACCGAGCGGGAAGTCGCCATCATCACCGAGCTGCGGCTGCCCCGGGTCGTGCTCGGGCTGCTCGTCGGCGCGCTCCTCGCCCTGGCCGGCGGCTGCTACCAGGGCGTCTTCCGCAACCCGCTGGCCGACCCGTACCTGCTCGGCGTGGCGGCCGGCGCCGGCTTCGCCGTCACCACGGCGATCGTGCTCGGCGCCGGAGCCGGCGGGGCGCTGACCGGGCTGCCGATCACCATCCCGCTCGCCGCGTTCGTCGGCTCGCTCGGCGCGGTCGTGCTGACGTACCTGCTCGGCGCGGCCGGCGGGCGGGACCGGTCACCGGCCACGCTGATCCTGGCCGGGGTGGCGGTCTCGGCGTTCTTCGGCGCCGGGCAGACGTACCTGCTGCAACAGCACTCCGACAACATCCAGCAGGTCTACTCCTGGCTGCTCGGGCGGCTGGCCACCGCCGGATGGCACGACGTGTGGCTGGTCCTGCCGTACTTCGTGCTCACCGCCGTGGTGGTGCTGCTGCACCGGCGTGAGCTGGACGTGCTCTCCGTCGGCGACGACGAGGCCACCGGTCTCGGCCTGCACCCGCAGCGTTCCCGCTACCTGCTGATCGCCGCCGCGTCGCTCGGTACCGCCGCCGCCGTCTCCGCGTCCGGGCTGATCGGCTTCGTCGGCATCATCGTGCCGCACACCATGCGGCTGCTCTTCGGCTCCAGCCACCGGATCATCCTGCCGCTGTCGATGCTGTTCGGCGGCGCGTTCCTCGCGCTCACCGACGTGGTCGCCCGTACCGCCGCCGCCCCCGCCGAGATCCCGATCGGCGTGGTCACCGCGCTGCTCGGCGGCCCGTTCTTCGTCCTCGTCCTGCGTACCGCCCGCCGGGTGGCGATGTGA
- a CDS encoding ABC transporter substrate-binding protein, whose protein sequence is MSRRTPRLFATALAAGVLLLGGCAEKTSTDTPAAGASGGAFPATVGKLTLEKRPEKIVSLSPTSTEMLFAIGAGKQVTAVDDQSNYPAEAPRTDLSGYQPNAEAVASRNPDLVVISDNLNKIADQLVALKIPVLQIPAAATLDDTYRQLTDLGTLTGHRSEADAVVQKMKDDITALTKDLPKRTEKLTYFHELGPELYTATSKTFIGTIYALAGLENIADPSDADGKNGGYPQLSQEVIVKANPDFVFLSDTKCCKQSADTVKARSGWAGINAVKNNQIVELDDDIASRWGPRVVDLLKVIVDATAKVPA, encoded by the coding sequence ATGTCCAGACGTACCCCCCGGCTCTTCGCCACCGCACTCGCGGCCGGCGTGCTGCTCCTCGGCGGCTGCGCCGAGAAGACCTCGACCGACACCCCCGCCGCCGGTGCCTCCGGCGGCGCGTTCCCGGCCACCGTCGGCAAGCTGACGCTGGAGAAGCGGCCCGAGAAGATCGTCTCGCTCTCGCCGACCTCCACCGAGATGCTCTTCGCCATCGGCGCCGGCAAGCAGGTCACCGCCGTCGACGACCAGTCGAACTACCCGGCCGAGGCGCCCCGCACCGATCTTTCCGGCTACCAGCCGAACGCCGAGGCCGTCGCCTCTCGCAACCCCGACCTCGTGGTGATCTCGGACAACCTCAACAAGATCGCCGATCAGCTCGTCGCGCTGAAGATCCCGGTCCTGCAGATCCCCGCCGCGGCCACGCTCGACGACACGTACCGGCAGCTCACCGACCTGGGCACGCTCACCGGCCACCGGTCCGAGGCCGACGCCGTGGTGCAGAAGATGAAGGACGACATCACCGCGTTGACCAAGGACCTGCCCAAGCGCACCGAGAAGCTGACCTACTTCCACGAGCTGGGCCCGGAGCTGTACACCGCGACCAGCAAGACGTTCATCGGCACCATCTACGCGCTCGCCGGGCTGGAGAACATCGCCGACCCGTCCGACGCCGACGGGAAGAACGGCGGCTACCCGCAGCTCTCCCAGGAGGTCATCGTCAAGGCGAACCCCGACTTCGTCTTTCTCTCCGACACCAAGTGCTGCAAGCAGAGCGCCGACACGGTGAAGGCGCGCAGCGGATGGGCCGGCATCAACGCCGTGAAGAACAACCAGATCGTGGAACTGGACGACGACATCGCCTCGCGCTGGGGCCCACGCGTGGTCGACCTGCTGAAGGTCATCGTCGACGCCACCGCCAAGGTCCCGGCCTGA